A genome region from Brooklawnia propionicigenes includes the following:
- a CDS encoding carbohydrate ABC transporter permease: MTRRSLREKTIFVLLAAPNIALILAFTYRPLLMNMYYSTLDWTLGSDYARSVGLGNYMEFFTKPESMQVLRTTLIFTVATVGGSILLGLALSTVLNRQLVGRGFARATVFAPYVLSGVGVGLVWMFIFDPTSGVLSALLRRGGLPVPQWFLQPDLSLAMVIIVYVWKNLGYCAVIYLAALQAIPRDLLEAAAIDGAGRWQVFSRIVWPLLSPTSFFLLMTMLLSSLQAFDLIRIMTPLGNGTTTLMYAAYLQAFGGYNRAGYSAAISTILFVILIVVTIVQLRVIERKVHYA; the protein is encoded by the coding sequence ATGACCCGCCGAAGCCTGCGCGAAAAGACGATCTTCGTCCTGCTAGCGGCGCCAAACATCGCGCTGATTCTCGCGTTCACCTACCGGCCGCTGCTGATGAACATGTACTACTCCACCCTCGACTGGACGCTCGGCTCCGACTACGCGCGCTCGGTCGGGCTGGGCAACTACATGGAGTTCTTCACCAAGCCGGAGTCGATGCAGGTGCTGCGCACCACGCTGATCTTCACCGTCGCCACCGTCGGCGGCTCCATCCTGCTGGGGCTGGCGCTCTCGACCGTCCTGAACCGTCAGCTGGTCGGCCGCGGCTTCGCCCGCGCCACCGTCTTCGCGCCGTACGTGCTGTCCGGCGTCGGCGTCGGCCTGGTGTGGATGTTCATCTTCGACCCCACTTCGGGCGTCCTGTCGGCGCTGCTGCGCCGCGGCGGATTACCGGTGCCGCAGTGGTTCCTCCAACCCGACTTGTCGCTGGCGATGGTGATCATCGTCTACGTCTGGAAGAACCTCGGCTACTGCGCAGTGATCTATCTCGCCGCGCTGCAGGCGATCCCCCGCGACCTGCTCGAGGCAGCCGCCATCGACGGTGCCGGACGATGGCAGGTCTTCAGCCGAATCGTCTGGCCGCTGCTGTCACCCACGTCCTTCTTCTTGCTGATGACGATGCTGCTGTCCTCACTGCAGGCATTCGACCTGATCCGGATCATGACGCCACTCGGCAACGGCACCACCACGTTGATGTATGCCGCCTACCTTCAGGCGTTCGGCGGGTACAACCGGGCCGGCTACTCCGCGGCGATCTCCACGATCCTGTTCGTCATCCTCATCGTCGTGACCATCGTCCAGCTACGCGTCATCGAGCGGAAGGTCCACTACGCGTGA
- a CDS encoding type I restriction-modification system subunit M produces MVPTTKEAQRAELHKTIWRIANDLRGSVDGWDFKSYVLGMLFYRFISENLTDYINKGERDAGDSDFDYATLPDPEALFGRQDTVEEKGFYIFPSELFAYVHERAAQDANLNETLARVFKNIEASAIGTDAEDNFKGLFDDIDVNSPKLGNTVARRNEKLVRLLDAIGDLEFGDFADNAIDTFGDAYEYLMQMYASSAGKSGGEYYTPQEVSEVLAKITVVGKTRVNKVYDPAVGSGSLLLKFAKVLGKENVGGFFGQEINLTTYNLARINMFLHDVNYEKFDIAHGDTLLDPQHWDEEPFEAIVSNPPYSIKWEGDANPLLINDERFSPAGVLAPKSKADLAFTMHILSWLAVNGTAAIVEFPGVLYRGGAERKIRKYLIDNNYVDAVIQLPPDLFFGTTIATCIIVLKRSKADNAVLFIDASGEFGRVGNKNKLLPANQQHILDAFIARADVDYLAKLVPNEDIGQNDYNIAVSSYVAQEDSREVIDITELNDEIARIVARQAELRASIDEIVADLEGTA; encoded by the coding sequence ATGGTACCCACCACCAAAGAAGCCCAGCGCGCCGAATTGCACAAGACAATCTGGCGCATAGCGAATGATCTGCGCGGAAGCGTCGATGGTTGGGACTTCAAGAGCTATGTGCTCGGCATGCTCTTCTACCGGTTCATCTCCGAGAACCTCACCGACTACATCAACAAGGGCGAACGTGACGCCGGCGATTCGGACTTCGACTACGCGACCCTGCCTGACCCCGAAGCACTGTTCGGACGACAGGACACGGTCGAGGAGAAGGGCTTCTACATCTTCCCGTCTGAGCTGTTCGCCTACGTCCACGAGCGTGCTGCGCAAGATGCGAACCTCAATGAGACCCTCGCTCGGGTTTTCAAGAACATCGAAGCGTCCGCCATCGGAACCGATGCCGAAGACAACTTCAAGGGCCTGTTCGATGACATCGATGTCAACAGTCCCAAGCTCGGAAACACGGTCGCCAGGCGCAACGAGAAGCTGGTGCGGCTTCTGGATGCCATCGGCGATCTGGAGTTCGGGGACTTCGCCGATAACGCAATAGATACCTTCGGTGACGCATACGAATATCTCATGCAGATGTATGCCTCGAGTGCCGGTAAGTCAGGTGGCGAGTACTACACACCGCAGGAGGTTTCCGAGGTGCTCGCGAAGATCACCGTCGTCGGTAAGACTCGGGTCAACAAGGTCTACGATCCCGCCGTCGGCTCCGGATCGCTGCTGCTGAAGTTCGCCAAAGTGCTCGGCAAGGAGAACGTCGGGGGTTTCTTCGGTCAAGAGATCAACCTGACCACGTACAACCTTGCGCGCATCAACATGTTCCTGCACGACGTGAATTACGAGAAGTTCGACATCGCTCACGGTGACACTCTTCTTGACCCGCAGCATTGGGACGAGGAACCATTCGAGGCGATCGTGTCGAATCCGCCTTACTCAATCAAATGGGAGGGCGACGCGAACCCGTTGCTCATCAATGACGAGCGCTTTTCGCCTGCGGGAGTGCTCGCGCCCAAGTCGAAGGCCGACCTGGCCTTCACAATGCACATCCTGTCGTGGCTCGCCGTCAACGGCACTGCCGCGATCGTCGAATTCCCGGGCGTGCTGTACCGCGGAGGAGCGGAGCGGAAGATCCGCAAGTACCTCATCGACAACAACTACGTCGACGCGGTCATTCAATTGCCGCCCGATCTTTTCTTCGGCACCACGATCGCGACCTGCATCATCGTGCTGAAGAGGTCGAAGGCCGACAACGCCGTCCTGTTCATAGACGCATCCGGGGAGTTTGGACGAGTCGGCAACAAGAACAAGCTGTTGCCCGCAAACCAGCAGCACATCCTCGACGCCTTCATTGCGCGCGCTGACGTCGACTATCTCGCGAAGCTGGTCCCGAACGAGGACATTGGTCAGAACGACTACAACATTGCCGTCTCCAGCTACGTCGCGCAGGAAGATAGCCGTGAGGTCATTGACATCACCGAGTTGAATGACGAGATCGCCCGCATCGTCGCGCGCCAAGCCGAACTTCGCGCCTCGATTGACGAGATCGTCGCCGACCTCGAGGGAACAGCATGA
- a CDS encoding restriction endonuclease subunit S: protein MSRIDELIAELAPKGVEFKPVGEVTARGSNIKWANVGDDEFQYIDLSSVDRVTRRIGETASITAGNAPSRAQQIVHTGDVIFATTRPAQMRWAVIPADHDGQVASTGYCVLRPDTSVVLTNFLAHLLGADAFRQYVEANQVAGNYPSIPDNLVRAYRIPVPPLEVQREIVRVLDQFTQLEAELEAELEAELEAELEAELEAELEARRRQYGHYRDQLLAFREVKGVRWIPMGEFGEFVRGRRFTKDDMTSEGIPSIHYGEIYTHYGISATETLSHVRSDLSGRLRYAKPGDVVIACVGETVEDVAKGVAWLGDSEVAIHDDSFAFRSDEDPVYISYVLQTAAFHAQKEKYVSRAKVKRIGGKDLGKIVVPIPPIEDQRRIVTVLSKFDALVNDLSAGLPAELAARRKQYEYYRDKLLTFEDAS from the coding sequence ATGAGCCGCATCGACGAGTTGATCGCGGAACTGGCGCCAAAGGGCGTCGAATTCAAGCCTGTCGGCGAAGTCACGGCAAGAGGCTCCAACATCAAATGGGCCAATGTGGGTGACGACGAGTTCCAGTACATCGATCTGAGTTCCGTGGACCGCGTGACGCGCAGGATTGGTGAAACGGCATCCATCACTGCAGGCAACGCTCCAAGCCGCGCGCAACAGATCGTTCACACAGGCGATGTGATCTTCGCAACCACACGTCCCGCGCAAATGCGATGGGCGGTGATCCCGGCCGATCATGACGGGCAGGTCGCAAGCACGGGCTACTGTGTGCTTCGACCAGACACCTCCGTCGTTCTCACGAACTTCTTAGCTCACCTTCTCGGTGCCGACGCCTTCCGTCAATACGTTGAGGCGAATCAGGTCGCGGGAAACTACCCCTCAATCCCCGACAATCTTGTCCGGGCTTATCGGATCCCCGTCCCGCCTCTCGAAGTTCAGCGGGAGATCGTGAGAGTATTGGACCAGTTCACTCAGCTGGAAGCAGAGCTGGAAGCAGAGCTGGAAGCAGAGCTGGAAGCAGAGCTGGAAGCAGAGCTGGAAGCAGAGCTGGAAGCCCGCCGCCGCCAGTACGGGCACTATCGAGATCAACTACTGGCGTTCCGCGAAGTGAAGGGGGTGCGGTGGATTCCAATGGGTGAGTTCGGCGAGTTCGTCCGCGGGCGCCGGTTCACGAAGGACGACATGACTTCGGAGGGTATCCCGAGCATCCACTACGGTGAGATCTACACACACTACGGGATCTCTGCCACCGAAACTCTCTCGCATGTCCGAAGCGACCTCTCAGGGCGGCTCCGTTACGCAAAGCCTGGAGACGTTGTGATTGCCTGTGTCGGGGAGACAGTTGAGGACGTTGCGAAGGGCGTTGCATGGTTGGGTGATTCCGAGGTCGCAATCCATGATGACAGCTTCGCGTTCCGGTCTGATGAGGATCCTGTTTACATCTCTTACGTTCTACAGACGGCGGCGTTTCATGCGCAGAAGGAGAAGTACGTCTCCCGCGCCAAGGTCAAGCGCATCGGCGGTAAGGACCTAGGCAAGATCGTAGTCCCTATTCCGCCGATTGAAGACCAGCGCCGGATAGTCACGGTCCTAAGCAAGTTCGACGCACTCGTAAATGACCTGAGTGCCGGTCTTCCTGCTGAGCTTGCCGCCCGCCGAAAGCAGTACGAGTACTACCGCGACAAGCTCCTGACCTTCGAGGATGCGTCGTGA
- a CDS encoding GIY-YIG nuclease family protein: MNGKHIEIFLVDGVPGGMTTAEIAGWTGHVLASERSSLGALLRRPEAQRNGAYLFLSDDSDAVAGVRTYIGRTENFARRFPAHAELKSREWDRIVIVTNKDDSFSEGHWGYLESRLVELARLANRCTLTNGNDPQGRRLSEAAQSDMEAFLAQLQIVLPVLGVDVIRSRETAKAADSIESVSPEFTLTDTRRKVDARAQVIDGEFTLLTGSTVIAKWISKGIAEATQRAYAVYREEHERLLADGSIVVENGVGRVARDIRFTSPSRAGAIALGRSCNGRISWTWSGGTYAQWEDRGVDEINEDAHGIAELRLTDRS, encoded by the coding sequence GTGAACGGTAAGCACATAGAGATCTTCCTGGTCGACGGTGTGCCAGGAGGCATGACTACCGCGGAGATCGCAGGATGGACCGGTCATGTTCTGGCCTCCGAGAGATCCAGCCTGGGCGCGCTCTTGCGGCGGCCTGAAGCGCAGCGAAACGGCGCCTACCTCTTCCTGTCCGACGATTCTGACGCGGTTGCCGGCGTTCGCACTTATATCGGGCGTACTGAGAACTTTGCGCGGCGATTCCCTGCCCATGCCGAACTCAAGTCTCGTGAGTGGGATCGGATCGTCATCGTGACGAACAAGGACGATTCCTTCTCGGAAGGGCATTGGGGATACCTCGAATCTCGCCTCGTGGAGCTCGCGCGGCTGGCCAACCGTTGCACGCTGACCAACGGCAATGATCCGCAGGGAAGGAGGCTCTCCGAAGCCGCGCAGTCAGACATGGAAGCCTTCCTTGCTCAACTTCAGATCGTGCTGCCTGTTCTCGGTGTTGATGTGATCCGCAGTCGTGAGACCGCGAAAGCAGCGGATTCGATCGAGTCCGTTTCCCCAGAGTTCACCCTCACTGATACCAGGCGAAAGGTGGACGCGCGTGCGCAGGTTATCGACGGAGAGTTCACTCTGCTTACCGGCTCAACCGTAATCGCAAAGTGGATCTCGAAGGGAATAGCCGAGGCGACGCAAAGGGCATACGCCGTCTATCGAGAAGAACACGAGCGGCTGCTCGCTGATGGCTCTATCGTCGTCGAGAACGGGGTGGGACGCGTGGCGCGCGACATCCGCTTCACTTCTCCCTCGCGAGCGGGGGCTATTGCGCTCGGGCGCTCCTGCAATGGCCGGATTTCGTGGACGTGGTCGGGCGGAACTTACGCGCAGTGGGAAGACCGAGGGGTCGATGAGATCAACGAGGATGCGCACGGAATCGCGGAACTTCGGCTGACTGATCGAAGTTGA
- a CDS encoding type II toxin-antitoxin system Phd/YefM family antitoxin: MKTITVAELRQNPTEALNGVEAGETYLVTKHRRPVAKLVPYEAETITITPPRKPGGSRLADRPRDRVYGYDEVEALLAEMEENR; the protein is encoded by the coding sequence ATGAAGACCATCACGGTGGCAGAATTGCGCCAGAACCCCACCGAAGCACTCAACGGGGTTGAGGCGGGGGAGACATACCTCGTGACGAAGCATCGTCGCCCGGTGGCGAAGCTCGTGCCATACGAGGCTGAGACGATCACGATAACTCCGCCTCGGAAGCCCGGGGGCTCGCGGCTTGCTGATCGTCCCCGCGACCGCGTCTATGGTTACGACGAAGTCGAGGCACTGCTAGCTGAGATGGAAGAGAATCGGTGA